The Paenibacillus uliginis N3/975 genome has a window encoding:
- a CDS encoding ABC transporter substrate-binding protein: MARSRQIMTVFIAVTLILMIGLTGCGAPKDTADTAQSQQVTENKDKPSEEQGDASNSTRIVRDEFGEVKVPTDPQRIAGVYLEDYLVALGITPIVQWYHPTWGIQEYLKLDVPQFDISGNIEAMLEASPDLIFVDGAADAAKYETYSKVAPTYRVTESVVQDPREILKTIANVLGMSDKANQVLRDYDQKVSNAKAKLKATIGDETVAVMRLNIGDKSIALFGINNRFVGNILYKELELKPNASVRDMEEFQAILSEEMIPKFDADHIILLPSNGSWTSEENKEAMKILDSPLWKLMPAVKKGNVYMADRSHWQTGAITANMLKLDDLLKWFVK, from the coding sequence ATGGCAAGATCACGTCAAATAATGACTGTCTTCATAGCAGTGACGCTGATTCTGATGATCGGATTGACTGGTTGCGGAGCACCAAAGGATACAGCGGATACAGCGCAATCTCAACAGGTTACGGAAAATAAGGACAAACCGTCAGAAGAGCAAGGAGATGCGTCCAATTCAACACGAATTGTGAGGGATGAATTTGGTGAGGTGAAGGTCCCCACAGATCCTCAGCGTATTGCTGGGGTTTATTTGGAAGACTACCTGGTAGCATTGGGTATAACACCTATTGTGCAATGGTACCATCCGACTTGGGGAATCCAGGAATATTTGAAATTGGATGTGCCTCAATTTGATATTAGTGGGAACATCGAAGCGATGCTGGAGGCAAGTCCGGATTTGATCTTTGTGGACGGTGCAGCGGATGCGGCTAAATACGAAACGTATTCCAAGGTAGCGCCGACATACAGAGTAACGGAATCGGTGGTTCAAGATCCAAGAGAAATCCTTAAAACCATAGCTAATGTATTGGGTATGTCTGATAAGGCAAATCAGGTCCTTCGTGATTATGACCAAAAGGTCTCCAACGCGAAAGCCAAATTAAAAGCAACGATCGGAGATGAGACAGTCGCAGTCATGAGGTTGAACATTGGCGACAAATCGATTGCGCTGTTTGGCATCAATAATCGATTTGTAGGCAATATTCTCTATAAAGAATTGGAACTGAAACCGAATGCGTCAGTGAGAGACATGGAAGAATTCCAAGCTATTCTATCTGAAGAGATGATTCCGAAATTTGATGCTGATCATATTATCCTATTACCGTCGAACGGTTCGTGGACTTCGGAAGAGAATAAGGAAGCGATGAAAATATTAGACAGCCCGTTATGGAAGTTGATGCCAGCTGTCAAGAAAGGCAATGTCTATATGGCTGATCGATCACACTGGCAGACAGGCGCAATTACGGCCAATATGTTGAAATTGGATGATCTATTAAAGTGGTTCGTCAAGTAA
- a CDS encoding AraC family transcriptional regulator — MVRPTWFYVLTDIQYNVKTSDWHQEDSFIRNYTMLVMTSGDGRIVINGTGICLKRGSCMIVTPDMTTCMIAGEEGLGFYRLIFEVSLLNTSEFPEDLPLRLTHHIPCSGEVVCQPFSECIDYLEAIYQNRNSQDEMELFRNHVRFQELLRFIFEQNLFIHKEMSIRQAVSNSIEHIKQNYRSTWTVDQMAEVAQVSRWHYTRMFKEITGQIPLEYLNRIRIDRAKHLLKTTDDRLMDIAQHVGFSNEYYFSRRFKQTFGISPGQYRRHLRDGSRVFAPFLEDFLVALGVTPVMQCYHVGWGKQEYLGLQNVPIFDIARNPIDTLLDHKPDHILLDGGMDRWMPFDQITELVPTYNLTHPGEDWRATLRTVADLLGRTSLVQDIIEQYEYKANEARSLLHRSVRKQTVACLRISALGVSLYAGSERGYTGPVLYSDLGLTPHPLVRKLTNYHRRVELTQEWLERLDADHLFIMFDKRHSMLEGEERRLLNTPSWQALPAVRNRCVYEVDFMTWMNYGILSHGLKIDDVLKVLV, encoded by the coding sequence ATGGTTCGACCAACTTGGTTCTATGTTCTAACGGATATTCAATATAACGTTAAAACGTCGGATTGGCACCAGGAAGATAGCTTTATTCGGAATTATACGATGTTGGTTATGACAAGCGGGGACGGGAGAATTGTCATAAACGGCACAGGAATTTGCTTGAAGCGAGGATCTTGCATGATTGTCACGCCCGATATGACAACGTGTATGATAGCTGGAGAGGAAGGACTAGGCTTCTATCGACTAATTTTTGAGGTGTCTCTTCTGAACACTTCAGAGTTTCCAGAAGATCTACCATTAAGATTAACACATCATATTCCGTGTAGTGGCGAGGTGGTGTGCCAACCTTTTTCAGAATGCATCGATTACTTGGAAGCAATCTATCAGAATCGAAATTCCCAAGATGAAATGGAATTATTTCGTAACCATGTCAGATTTCAAGAGTTGCTAAGATTCATATTTGAACAAAACCTTTTCATCCATAAGGAAATGAGCATACGCCAGGCTGTGTCTAATTCTATCGAGCATATCAAACAGAATTATCGGAGTACGTGGACGGTAGATCAGATGGCAGAGGTGGCACAAGTCTCCCGCTGGCACTATACGCGCATGTTTAAAGAGATTACAGGTCAAATTCCACTAGAATATCTAAATCGTATTCGGATTGATCGGGCGAAGCATTTACTGAAGACGACCGATGACCGACTCATGGATATCGCCCAGCATGTTGGGTTTAGTAATGAATACTATTTTAGTCGGAGATTTAAGCAAACATTCGGAATTTCTCCGGGACAATACCGTCGTCATTTACGAGATGGATCTCGCGTGTTCGCTCCGTTTCTTGAAGATTTTCTGGTGGCCTTAGGCGTAACACCTGTTATGCAATGCTACCATGTAGGATGGGGGAAACAAGAGTATCTTGGTCTGCAGAATGTACCTATATTCGATATCGCTAGAAACCCGATCGATACATTACTTGACCACAAACCGGATCATATCTTATTAGACGGGGGAATGGATCGTTGGATGCCTTTTGATCAGATCACCGAGTTGGTGCCAACCTATAACTTGACACATCCCGGTGAGGATTGGCGTGCTACTTTGCGTACGGTGGCTGATCTACTAGGGAGGACGAGTCTAGTTCAGGATATTATTGAGCAATATGAATATAAAGCGAATGAAGCTCGAAGCTTGCTTCACCGCTCTGTTCGTAAGCAGACTGTTGCGTGTCTTCGAATATCTGCTCTTGGCGTGAGCCTGTATGCAGGATCAGAACGTGGCTATACAGGACCAGTCCTATACAGCGATTTAGGGCTGACGCCTCATCCCCTCGTTCGGAAATTAACGAATTATCATCGCAGAGTAGAGCTTACGCAAGAATGGCTCGAACGGTTGGATGCCGATCATCTGTTCATTATGTTTGATAAGCGGCATTCGATGTTGGAAGGTGAGGAACGCCGACTGTTGAATACCCCTTCTTGGCAGGCTCTTCCGGCAGTGAGGAACCGTTGTGTGTATGAGGTTGATTTTATGACTTGGATGAATTATGGCATTCTGTCTCATGGACTTAAAATTGATGATGTCCTAAAGGTTCTGGTATAG
- a CDS encoding multidrug effflux MFS transporter, giving the protein MERKISTPSLLLLIILVGFPQISETIYTPSLPDIASNLNASSNMIQLTLSIYFLGFAVGVFCWGRLSDSIGRRPALLWGILVYGIGSLGCFLSGSAEWLLISRLVQAFGASTGSVVTQTILRESIDGAKRHAVFAQISAALAFTPAIGPLIGGWVDQWLGFRAVFFTLIVMSVAIFTYTFVSLPETRVPTTSRINTLSVAKRLVSDRRVWGFGFLIGATNGILFSYYAEAPFIFIEFFDMSPGVFGFFGIFVALSSILGAMLSKKMLTRYPAEKIILFGSMVTTVGAVCLTGLALYGISPSIIFLAIMVACIFTLLLGIGMAIPNCLSLALVHYSDVLGTAGAIFGLGYYVVVSLITSGMSYLHNGSLATMPLYFLVLAIIMVFVSRKIVRHKTR; this is encoded by the coding sequence GTGGAAAGAAAAATCTCAACACCATCATTGTTACTATTAATTATCCTTGTGGGTTTCCCACAAATTAGCGAAACGATATATACACCATCATTACCGGATATAGCTAGTAATCTAAATGCAAGTAGCAACATGATCCAACTGACACTCAGTATTTACTTCCTAGGCTTCGCCGTTGGCGTTTTTTGCTGGGGTAGGCTTTCGGATTCTATTGGGCGGCGTCCCGCATTGCTTTGGGGAATTTTAGTTTATGGAATAGGAAGTTTGGGGTGCTTCCTGTCTGGCTCCGCCGAATGGTTATTAATAAGCCGATTGGTTCAGGCTTTTGGTGCAAGTACTGGTTCTGTCGTTACACAAACGATTCTGCGCGAGAGTATCGATGGAGCCAAGCGTCATGCTGTGTTTGCTCAAATTTCTGCAGCTCTTGCTTTTACGCCGGCAATTGGGCCACTCATTGGAGGATGGGTAGATCAATGGCTTGGTTTCAGAGCTGTTTTCTTCACTCTTATTGTGATGAGCGTTGCTATTTTTACGTATACGTTCGTTTCTCTGCCTGAAACAAGAGTGCCCACAACCTCAAGAATTAACACACTTTCTGTGGCAAAGCGGCTGGTTTCAGACCGAAGAGTATGGGGATTTGGTTTTCTCATCGGGGCAACCAATGGTATATTGTTTAGTTATTATGCAGAAGCCCCATTTATTTTTATTGAATTTTTTGACATGAGCCCTGGTGTATTTGGATTTTTTGGTATTTTTGTGGCATTGTCATCCATACTAGGGGCGATGCTTTCGAAGAAAATGCTAACCAGATATCCAGCGGAAAAAATTATCCTTTTCGGCTCTATGGTTACGACAGTGGGCGCCGTATGTCTCACGGGTCTTGCCCTTTATGGAATTAGTCCTTCCATCATATTTTTGGCTATTATGGTAGCTTGTATCTTTACCCTGCTGTTGGGGATTGGTATGGCCATTCCAAATTGTCTGAGTTTAGCACTTGTTCATTATAGTGATGTACTTGGTACAGCGGGTGCCATTTTTGGATTGGGTTACTACGTTGTTGTCAGCCTTATTACGAGTGGCATGAGTTATCTTCACAATGGATCATTAGCAACGATGCCTTTGTATTTTCTCGTACTGGCGATCATCATGGTATTTGTAAGCAGGAAGATTGTTCGACATAAAACAAGGTAA
- a CDS encoding undecaprenyldiphospho-muramoylpentapeptide beta-N-acetylglucosaminyltransferase: protein MKKIIFTGGGSAGHVTVNLALIPKFIEAGWSTGYIGSNNGIERELVTPISSVSYYSISTGKLRRYLDFQNIKDPFKVVRGVFQAYQIIKSQKPDIVFSKGGFVSVPVVIGAWLNKIPVIIHESDLTPGLANKLAIPFASVICTTFPETANSLGKNKCHYVGPVLREKLKQGNAERGRIFTRFTKRGKPTILIMGGSLGARRINQVVRDSLSKLTEHFQIVHLCGKGQLDSSLTNSDYRQYEYINEELPDILAMCDFVISRAGSNSIFEFLYFKKPMILIPLTKEQSRGDQLLNAASFERNGYCKVLYEEHLSTETLLEYIEEISQNKELFIRNMSQFESKDALSIVYNLIMNTAKK, encoded by the coding sequence ATGAAAAAAATAATTTTTACTGGTGGCGGTTCTGCAGGACATGTTACAGTAAACCTCGCGTTAATACCAAAATTTATTGAGGCAGGCTGGTCAACTGGATATATTGGATCTAACAACGGCATAGAAAGGGAATTAGTCACCCCTATTTCAAGCGTTAGCTATTATTCAATCTCAACAGGAAAGTTGAGAAGGTATCTGGATTTCCAAAACATAAAAGATCCATTCAAAGTTGTAAGAGGTGTGTTTCAAGCTTATCAAATCATAAAAAGTCAAAAACCAGACATTGTGTTTTCTAAGGGTGGATTTGTTTCTGTACCTGTTGTCATTGGAGCATGGCTAAACAAAATACCGGTGATCATTCATGAATCGGATCTTACTCCTGGATTAGCCAATAAACTTGCCATTCCATTTGCTAGTGTAATATGTACTACTTTTCCGGAAACAGCAAATTCATTAGGCAAAAATAAATGTCACTATGTAGGTCCGGTACTTCGGGAGAAATTAAAACAGGGAAACGCGGAACGAGGACGAATTTTCACGAGATTTACAAAACGAGGAAAGCCAACCATTTTAATTATGGGGGGGAGTCTTGGGGCGCGGAGGATTAACCAAGTTGTTCGAGATTCCTTATCTAAATTAACAGAACATTTTCAGATCGTTCATTTATGTGGGAAAGGGCAGTTGGATTCCTCACTTACAAATTCAGATTATCGCCAATACGAATACATAAACGAAGAATTACCAGATATATTGGCCATGTGCGATTTTGTTATTTCTCGAGCAGGGTCCAATTCGATCTTTGAATTTTTATACTTTAAGAAACCGATGATACTGATACCACTCACGAAGGAACAGAGTAGAGGTGATCAGCTTCTTAATGCGGCTTCTTTTGAACGAAACGGTTATTGCAAAGTATTGTATGAAGAGCATCTATCCACGGAAACATTACTTGAATATATTGAAGAAATATCTCAAAACAAAGAATTATTCATTCGTAACATGAGCCAGTTTGAGTCTAAAGATGCACTATCAATAGTCTATAATTTAATTATGAATACAGCCAAAAAATGA